The Horticoccus luteus DNA window CGCGAAATTCTCCGCGCGCGGCTTTTGCACGGCCGCGAGACTGTGCGCGCCCAAGTCCTCCGCCCACAATTCCTCGACCGCGCGGCACACCACGATGTCGCAATCCAGATAAAGCACCCGTGTCACCTCCGCGGGGAGCACGTCTGGCAGCAGCAAGCGATCATACGTCGCCACGCTCAAGTGCTTGTCCACCTTCGCGCCGCGCAATCGCGCGTCATCCGTCGCGATGGGCACCACGTGAAATTCCCCGCCGAGCGATTCAACCCGGTTGGCGAGGTGCCCCAGCATCTCCGGCTGCAACGACCGGCTCGCCACCCATACGCGCAGCGCCGACGGCTGCGATGCCGTCGCCACCAACGATTCCACCGCGACAGTCAGCGGTTGGAGGTATCCTTCGTCGCAACAAAATGCGATGTCGACATGCCGGGAGGACATGCACGAACGATCACGCCCGGGCCACCAGCTTCAAGCCAGCCCCCGCCTCTCACGTGATTTTCGGGCATACCCTGATGCGACGTTCAGGAAGCTGTCGCCCTCACCTGTCGTGCAGATGCGTTACGAAGTGTTCACCCTCGCTCTCGCGGCACCCCTCTTCTCATGCGCATCGGTTTCTTCCTTCGCTATCCTTTTCACGAAAGTATTTTCCGGACCACGCTCGCGGCGGTGCGCACTCGCCATGAGTGTCTGGTCACTGGCGATCCGCGCGCGCTCACGCGCTTCCGTCCCCATGTCGTCGTGGCCGCCGAAGACATCACCTACCTTCACCTGCGTGCGCATCTGCCACGGTCGATTTTTATCCACACCCGCCATGGTCTCGCGAGCAAGGGCGTGCCGGAACGCTCCTTCCGCGCCGCCGATTACGTGTGCGTGACGAGCGAGTTCGTGCGCTACGACTTTCTGCGCCGTGGCGTCCGCCCCCGACGCGGCTACTGGGTTTTGGGTTATGTGCAGATGGACAATCTCTTCGTCGCCGAACGCCCGGCCGCGCTCCCGCCCGGGCGTCGCGTGGTGCTGTATGCGCCGACCTGGCACGAAGGCCTTTCCTCGCTCCCGGTCTTGGGCGACCGCATCGTCGATCTGCTCCGCGGCCGCCACTCCGACACGATGCTCGTCATCAAGCCGCACCCACTCGTGCAGCAAGGCGCCCGGCCCTCGATCGCCCCGTGGATGGAAACGCTCCGCCACGCGTGCCGCGGTCGCGATGACGTCATCCTCCTTGAACAACGCGGCCTCGACGTCATGCCATGGCTCAACGCCGCGGACGTGCTCGTCAGTGATGCCTCCAGCGTGCAGCTCGAGTTTCTCGCACTCAACCGCCCCATCGTGCTGATCAACAATCCTGCGCGGCTCGTCTCGCCGCATTACGATCCGTCCGGCTACGAATGGGCGTGGCGCGATATGGGTGACGCCGTCGACGACATCGAAACACTGCCCACCATCATCGATCGCGCGCTCGCTAATCCTCACCACGGCGAAGCCGACCGCGCGCGTTACCGTGAACGTTTGTTTGGTTCAACGGCCGACGGGCACGCCGGCGAACGCCTCGCTTCGCACATCGATCGCCTCGCCCCCGAAGTCGCCTCCGAACTGGAGTTGCTCGCCCTCTCGCCCTTCGGCCTCACCTTTGCCCGCCTGCTTCCGCACTTCCGCACGCTCGCCGACACTCGTCGCCGCTGGACGCAACGATTCCGCCCCGACCCGCTGACGCCCGCGGTCGCACTCACATCGTCCAAATAACTGCCCAGCTCTCGCCCTGCGGGCCACTCGCGAACTCGTGCCCCGCGGGCGTCCGCCTACTCGTCCACCCACAACCGGCAACTCAACGCCGGCAGGGCGAGTTCATGCGGCAGCCGCTCTGACGCTTCGTCCGGCGAACGAAACGCCGCCTGATCCGCGACCAGCCGCCAATCACGGTTCAGCACGCTCTCGTCGTTGAAAACCAGCCGCGCCGCATGCGTGTTCGGGTTGATCGCGAAAAGCAGCCGCTCGCGCCCTTGCGATTCGTCCGCATTGTAGAGCAACGCACACGCCGTCGAATCGCCGGGCGCAAACACGCGAAAATAAGTTTCCGTCGGCGGAGAATACAGCCGCAGCAGTCGGCCAAGCCGGCCCGCGCGAAACTGGATCCAATTCGCGAAATACGCGTGCGTCGCCGCAAACGCCTCGGCCCGTTTGTAATCCAGCGCGTTCAGGTCGCCCCGCTGATACGTGTTGTTCACCCCGTGCTTCGAGCGCAGGAAGTCCTGCCCGGCCGCCAGCATCGGAATGCCCACGGCCGCCAGCAGACATGCCGCCATCAAATGCGTGCGCACGCGGTCCGCATCGGTCGGACGCGAGCCGTCGAAATCCCCGTTCTCGGTGATCACGTCGATCCATGTGCGATCGTCGTGCGACTCGGTATAGTTCACCGTCTGCGCCGGCCATTTCGACCAATACCACGGCGAGCCTTTGAGGAAATAGGCGCACCGCTCCGCCGATCCGCCCCCGCGCACATACGAGCGCACGAAATCGCGAAAGCCATCGTTCCACGAACTCCAGCCCGTGTCCCGCAACGCGCCGGCGATGTGCCCGCGAAAACTCCACGGCTCCGCAATCAACACCACATCGGGCTTCGTTTCCTTCAACGCCGTCTCAATGGCCCGCAACACCTCCACGCCCAGCAACTCTGCCAGATCGAAGCGAAAACCGTCCACGCCATACGCCTCGATCAGATGCCGGCAACTGTCGATGATCAGCCGCTGCGCCATCGCCGCTGACGCCCGCAGGTCGTTTCCGCACCCGCTCCAGTTCGTCAGTCGGCCAGCCTCGTCCTGCTCGAAATAGTAGCGCCGGTCGATCGCCATCAGATGCGGCGGCACACCCACATGGTTGAACACGACATCCAGCAGCACGGCGATCCCGCGCCGGTGACACGCCGCCACGAGCGCCTGCAGCTCGCGCACGCCCGAGGCGCGTTCCGCGTTCAACGCATACGCACTCGCCGGCGCGAACCAGTTCACCGTCATGTAGCCCCAGTGGTATTCAGCGGGTGTCTGGCTGTCGAATTCCTGCACCGGCTGCAGCTCGAGACAATTCGCGCCCAGCGCATGCACGTAGAATTCCGGACTCTCCACCCATTTGCGCAGGCCCGTGAATCCCATCCGCTCCGCCGGACTCAGCTTGATCGGCGCATTGGCCGCGAGATCGCGCACGTGCCCTTCGACGATCACCAGATCCTGCCATCTTGGCGTCGCCCGGCGGTCGCCGCGTCCGATCCACGCCTGGTCCAGCACCATGCCCGGCCCTTTCCGTCCCACCGCCGCGAAAGCGTATGGATCGAGCACGCCTTCATGCCGCTCGCTCACACCCCGCCCGTCGCGCGGACCCTCGATCGCATAGCTATAGAACCAGCCGTGCAGATTCTGGTTCACCGTCACCTCCCACACCGCCGGTTCATCCGCGCGCCGCACCAGGTCAAACGCCGTCGCGCGCGCCACCTCCGCCACCATCGCCGCCGCACGCACCTGCACCCGCCGCGCCCGCGGCGCAAACAACCGGAACGTCGTCGCTCCGCGGCGCACGAGCGCGCCCAGCGGCAGCTCCGTTTTCAACGCGAAGAAAAAATCGCCCGGTTCCACCGCCACGGCCTCCACCCCGTCCGCGCCGATGGCCAGCACCGTCCACGTCTCCGCCAAATCCAACGCGGCCGCCGTGGTGAACGCATGCAACTGCGCGCCAGTCCGCGCCGGATCCAGGCCGCGATTCGCGTGCCCCGCGTCGTCCGTCACGCGGTTGGGAGCGTTGTCCGGCACGCCCACCCATTGATGCTCGGCGGTCACGAATTTAAAACGCCGCCACGGCTCCGTCAGCAGCCCCGCTCCTTCGACCGCGCGCCGCCAGACCGGCTCACCCAGCAGTTCCCCTGCTTCGAGCAGCCAGTTGTCCTGCCCGACGGCCTGCTGCCAGCCATTGAAATCGCCGGCCACGTAAATGCGTTCACTCCGCCCCGGCGCGCGCGGCAGCACAAAATTCACCCGGCCGCCGTCATCCACGTAATAACCGTAACGCGTCGCGGCCGCTTCCCGCGGAGCCGCCGCAAACGTCACGTGCGGCCGCGTGTTCTCGAATCCCTGCAACGCGAGCACGGGGGCGGCGTCGCCCGACCAATCGCGCGTAAATTCCACATAGCCCCGCGTCGCGGATTCGAGCCACGCCCGCACCATCGTATTCGCCCGGCCGCTCACTGCGTCCCCTCGCTCGTCAAACTCGACCCGCTTCGCGTCTGGGCAGTCGCCCGCCACCTCGCGATCGTTCGTTCGGCCGCACAGGTCGATGCTGCCACTTCGCCAAACCTTGGCCGGGTAAAAATCCGATGCACCGCGCCACTTTGCGACCGCCCCGCGTCGCCGCAAGCGTGACGGTAAATCCTTCTCCGGTCCCCGCG harbors:
- a CDS encoding CDP-glycerol glycerophosphotransferase family protein, whose protein sequence is MRIGFFLRYPFHESIFRTTLAAVRTRHECLVTGDPRALTRFRPHVVVAAEDITYLHLRAHLPRSIFIHTRHGLASKGVPERSFRAADYVCVTSEFVRYDFLRRGVRPRRGYWVLGYVQMDNLFVAERPAALPPGRRVVLYAPTWHEGLSSLPVLGDRIVDLLRGRHSDTMLVIKPHPLVQQGARPSIAPWMETLRHACRGRDDVILLEQRGLDVMPWLNAADVLVSDASSVQLEFLALNRPIVLINNPARLVSPHYDPSGYEWAWRDMGDAVDDIETLPTIIDRALANPHHGEADRARYRERLFGSTADGHAGERLASHIDRLAPEVASELELLALSPFGLTFARLLPHFRTLADTRRRWTQRFRPDPLTPAVALTSSK
- a CDS encoding alpha-amylase family glycosyl hydrolase codes for the protein MEFTRDWSGDAAPVLALQGFENTRPHVTFAAAPREAAATRYGYYVDDGGRVNFVLPRAPGRSERIYVAGDFNGWQQAVGQDNWLLEAGELLGEPVWRRAVEGAGLLTEPWRRFKFVTAEHQWVGVPDNAPNRVTDDAGHANRGLDPARTGAQLHAFTTAAALDLAETWTVLAIGADGVEAVAVEPGDFFFALKTELPLGALVRRGATTFRLFAPRARRVQVRAAAMVAEVARATAFDLVRRADEPAVWEVTVNQNLHGWFYSYAIEGPRDGRGVSERHEGVLDPYAFAAVGRKGPGMVLDQAWIGRGDRRATPRWQDLVIVEGHVRDLAANAPIKLSPAERMGFTGLRKWVESPEFYVHALGANCLELQPVQEFDSQTPAEYHWGYMTVNWFAPASAYALNAERASGVRELQALVAACHRRGIAVLLDVVFNHVGVPPHLMAIDRRYYFEQDEAGRLTNWSGCGNDLRASAAMAQRLIIDSCRHLIEAYGVDGFRFDLAELLGVEVLRAIETALKETKPDVVLIAEPWSFRGHIAGALRDTGWSSWNDGFRDFVRSYVRGGGSAERCAYFLKGSPWYWSKWPAQTVNYTESHDDRTWIDVITENGDFDGSRPTDADRVRTHLMAACLLAAVGIPMLAAGQDFLRSKHGVNNTYQRGDLNALDYKRAEAFAATHAYFANWIQFRAGRLGRLLRLYSPPTETYFRVFAPGDSTACALLYNADESQGRERLLFAINPNTHAARLVFNDESVLNRDWRLVADQAAFRSPDEASERLPHELALPALSCRLWVDE